In a single window of the Candidatus Rokuibacteriota bacterium genome:
- a CDS encoding ATP-dependent metallopeptidase FtsH/Yme1/Tma family protein, with translation MNQFYKNLALWMVIGLIVILLFNLFNNASQSSREDVVFSDFLRKVEAGEVKEVTIRGNMLNGRLADGSAFRTYTLDYPDLVRMLRDRGVRIIVKPPDSNPWYAILLQWIPMLLFIGVWIFFMRQMQGGGAKALSFGKARARLISEKQNKVTFQDVAGVDEAKEELREIIEFLKDPQKFQKLGGKIPKGVLLVGPPGTGKTLLAKAIAGEANVPFFSISGSDFVEMFVGVGASRVRDLFEQGKKHAPCIIFMDEIDAVGRHRGAGLGGGHDEREQTLNQLLVEMDGFETNEGVILIAATNRPDVLDPALLRPGRFDRQVVVPRPDVRGREEILRVHARRVQLAPDVDLKVLARGTPGFSGADLANLVNEAALLAARQNKKYVEMIDFENAKDKVLMGVERRSMIISDEEKRTIAYHEGGHALVADFLPGTDPIHKVTIIPRGRALGLTQQLPLDDKYNYSKDYLVNRITILLGGRAAEEIVLQQQTTGAGDDLEKATEMARKMVCEWGMSEKLGPLTFGKKEEHIFLGREFARHQDYSDETAILIDNEVKRIVTECAAKARQIVAENLEKLHALARALLERESLDGEEIARILHTRPSFQEAPAPA, from the coding sequence ATGAACCAGTTCTACAAGAACCTGGCCCTCTGGATGGTGATTGGGCTGATCGTCATCCTGCTTTTCAACCTGTTCAACAACGCCAGCCAGTCGTCGCGGGAGGACGTCGTCTTCTCGGACTTCCTGCGCAAGGTCGAAGCCGGCGAGGTCAAAGAGGTGACGATCCGCGGGAACATGCTGAACGGACGCCTCGCCGACGGCTCCGCGTTCCGGACCTACACGCTCGACTACCCGGACCTGGTGCGGATGCTCCGCGACCGCGGAGTGCGAATCATCGTCAAGCCGCCGGACAGCAACCCCTGGTACGCCATCCTGCTCCAGTGGATCCCGATGCTCCTGTTCATCGGCGTCTGGATCTTCTTCATGCGCCAGATGCAGGGGGGCGGCGCCAAGGCGCTCTCGTTCGGCAAGGCGCGGGCGCGGCTGATCTCGGAGAAGCAGAACAAGGTGACGTTCCAGGACGTCGCCGGGGTAGACGAGGCCAAGGAGGAGCTCCGGGAGATCATCGAGTTCCTGAAGGACCCGCAGAAGTTCCAGAAGCTCGGGGGGAAGATCCCGAAGGGCGTGCTCCTGGTCGGCCCGCCGGGCACCGGCAAGACGCTGCTGGCGAAGGCGATCGCCGGTGAGGCGAACGTTCCCTTCTTCTCCATCTCCGGGTCGGACTTCGTCGAGATGTTCGTCGGGGTCGGAGCCTCGCGGGTCCGCGATCTCTTCGAGCAGGGGAAGAAGCATGCTCCCTGCATCATCTTCATGGACGAGATCGACGCGGTCGGGCGGCACCGCGGCGCGGGTCTCGGCGGCGGCCACGACGAGCGCGAGCAGACCCTCAACCAGCTCCTGGTCGAGATGGACGGCTTCGAGACCAACGAGGGCGTGATCCTGATCGCGGCCACGAACCGGCCCGATGTGCTCGACCCGGCCCTCCTGCGTCCCGGCCGCTTCGACCGGCAGGTGGTGGTGCCGCGGCCCGACGTCAGGGGGCGGGAGGAGATCCTGCGCGTTCACGCGCGCCGGGTCCAGCTGGCTCCGGACGTGGACCTCAAGGTCCTCGCGCGCGGGACGCCGGGCTTCTCGGGCGCCGACCTGGCGAACCTGGTCAACGAGGCAGCCCTCCTCGCCGCACGTCAGAACAAGAAGTACGTGGAGATGATCGACTTCGAGAACGCCAAGGACAAGGTCCTGATGGGTGTCGAGCGGCGCTCGATGATCATCAGCGACGAGGAGAAGCGGACGATCGCCTATCACGAGGGCGGGCACGCGCTGGTGGCCGACTTCCTTCCGGGTACCGATCCGATCCACAAGGTCACGATCATCCCGCGCGGCCGGGCCCTCGGGCTGACTCAACAGCTCCCCCTCGACGACAAGTACAACTACTCGAAAGACTACCTGGTGAACCGGATCACGATCCTCCTGGGCGGCCGGGCGGCTGAGGAGATCGTTCTCCAGCAGCAGACCACGGGGGCGGGCGACGATCTCGAAAAGGCCACGGAGATGGCCCGCAAAATGGTCTGCGAGTGGGGCATGTCCGAAAAGCTGGGACCGCTGACCTTCGGGAAGAAGGAGGAGCATATCTTCCTGGGCCGGGAGTTCGCGCGTCATCAGGACTACAGCGACGAGACGGCGATCCTGATCGACAACGAGGTGAAGCGGATCGTCACGGAGTGCGCGGCTAAGGCTCGGCAGATCGTCGCGGAGAACCTGGAAAAGCTCCACGCGCTGGCGCGGGCCCTCCTGGAGCGCGAGTCGCTGGACGGCGAGGAGATCGCCAGGATCCTTCACACCCGCCCGAGCTTCCAGGAAGCGCCTGCCCCGGCATAG
- the hpt gene encoding hypoxanthine phosphoribosyltransferase, producing MAHRLGRVLIAQEEIAERVRELGKAVARDYAGRDPLLVGVLKGAVIFLADLIRATDIAATVDFIGVSSYGTSSRSSGVVKITSDLSVSIEDRHVLLVEDIIDTGRTINYLRRNLQTRHPRSLKLCALLDKAERREEEVVIDYLGFSIPNHFVVGYGLDFEGLYRNLSYIAVLEPDPAAPGGLAALSPELPVL from the coding sequence ATGGCGCATCGCCTCGGACGCGTGCTGATCGCGCAGGAGGAGATCGCCGAACGGGTCCGCGAGCTCGGGAAGGCGGTGGCCCGCGACTACGCCGGCCGTGACCCGTTGCTGGTCGGGGTGCTGAAGGGCGCCGTGATCTTCCTGGCCGATCTCATCCGCGCCACCGACATCGCGGCGACCGTGGATTTCATCGGGGTGTCGAGCTACGGGACGAGCAGCCGTTCCTCCGGAGTGGTCAAGATCACCTCCGACCTGTCGGTCAGCATCGAGGACCGCCACGTGCTCCTCGTCGAGGACATCATCGACACGGGACGCACGATCAACTACCTCAGGCGGAACCTTCAGACGCGCCACCCCCGGAGCCTCAAGCTCTGCGCGCTCCTCGACAAGGCGGAGCGACGGGAAGAGGAAGTCGTGATCGACTACTTGGGCTTCAGCATTCCCAACCACTTCGTGGTCGGTTACGGGCTCGACTTCGAGGGGCTCTACCGGAACCTGTCCTACATCGCGGTCCTGGAACCCGACCCGGCGGCCCCCGGCGGCCTAGCCGCCTTGTCGCCCGAACTGCCTGTGTTATAA